One genomic window of Stigmatopora nigra isolate UIUO_SnigA chromosome 13, RoL_Snig_1.1, whole genome shotgun sequence includes the following:
- the LOC144206280 gene encoding cleavage and polyadenylation specificity factor subunit 3 translates to MASKRQIEVAVPAEESDQLHIRPLGAGQEVGRSCIILEFKGRKIMLDCGIHPGLEGMDALPYIDLIDPAEIDLLLISHFHLDHCGALPWFLQKTSFKGRTFMTHATKAIYRWLLSDYVKVSNISADDMLYTETDLEDSMEKIETINFHEVKEVAGVKFWCYHAGHVLGAAMFMIEIAGVKLLYTGDFSRQEDRHLMAAEIPSVKPDILIIESTYGTHIHEKREEREARFCNTVHDIVNREGRCLIPVFALGRAQELLLILDEYWQNHPELHDIPIYYASSLAKKCMAVYQTYVNAMNDKIRKAININNPFVFKHISNLKSMDHFDDIGPSVVMASPGMMQSGLSRELFESWCTDKRNGVIIAGYCVEGTLAKHIMSEPEEITTMSGQKLQLKMSVDYISFSAHTDYQQTSEFIRALKPPHVILVHGEQNEMARLKAALIREYEDNTEVDIEVHNPRNTESVTLNFRGEKLAKVMGSLADQKCVQGQRISGILVKKNFNYHILNPSDLSLYTELSMSTVKQTQAIPFTGPYSLLVCHLRNLTGDVEELDDTEKKILKIFQSITLIHESGMVILEWIANPLNDMYADAVTTVVLEVQSNPKAQKVMETQSSILEMDVFQSRLEVMLQDMFGQDYVDVGDGHNISVTVDGKTVNICLETRSVSYEDESTEDDSLRELVEQAVLRLFDALNPITSLTGS, encoded by the exons ATGGCATCAAAACGTCAAATTGAGGTTGCTGTCCCAGCAGAAGAGAGCGATCAGCTCCACATCCGTCCGCT GGGTGCTGGGCAAGAAGTTGGGAGATCTTGTATTATCCTGGAGTTCAAAGGAAGAAAGATTATG CTGGACTGTGGCATCCATCCTGGATTAGAGGGAATGGACGCCCTCCCTTACATAGATTTGATCGACCCTGCCGAGATAGACCTGCTGCTCATCAGCCA TTTCCACCTTGATCACTGTGGAGCTTTGCCTTGGTTTCTCCAGAAGACTAGTTTTAAAGGTCGAACCTTTATGACCCATGCCACTAAGGCTATATACCGCTGGCTCCTATCAGACTACGTCAAAGTCAG CAACATTTCTGCAGACGACATGCTATATACTGAGACGGACCTGGAGGACAGCATGGAGAAAATTGAGACGATTAACTTTCACGAGGTCAAGGAAGTGGCAGGGGTCAAGTTCTGGTGCTACCATGCCGGCCATGTGCTGGGAGCTGCCATGTTTATGATTGAAATAGCTGGTGTCAAA CTGCTGTACACAGGAGACTTTTCACGCCAGGAAGACCGGCACTTGATGGCGGCGGAAATCCCCAGCGTCAAACCAGACATCTTAATCATT GAGTCCACCTACGGCACCCACATCCATGAGAAGCGTGAAGAGCGCGAGGCTCGCTTTTGTAACACGGTCCACGACATTGTCAACAGAGAAGGCCGCTGTTTGATTCCCGTGTTTGCTTTGGGGCGAGCCCAAGAACTGCTGCTCATCCTGG ACGAGTACTGGCAGAATCACCCGGAGCTCCACGACATCCCCATCTACTACGCCTCATCCCTGGCCAAGAAGTGCATGGCCGTGTATCAGACTTACGTCAACGCCATGAACGACAAGATCCGCAAGGCCATTAACATTAACAATCCTTTTGTTTTCAAGCACATCAGCAACCTCAAG AGCATGGACCACTTTGACGACATCGGACCCAGTGTGGTCATGGCGTCCCCGGGTATGATGCAGAGCGGCCTCTCCAGAGAACTTTTCGAAAGCTGGTGCACGGACAAGAGGAATGGAGTCATCATTGCGGGCTACTGCGTCGAGGGAACCCTAGCCAAG CACATCATGTCTGAGCCGGAGGAAATCACCACCATGTCAGGACAGAAGCTGCAGCTAAAGATGTCGGTGGACTACATCTCCTTCTCGGCCCATACGGACTACCAGCAGACCAGCGAGTTCATCCGTGCGCTCAAACCTCCGCACGTG ATCTTGGTCCACGGCGAGCAGAACGAGATGGCGAGACTAAAGGCGGCGCTGATTCGAGAGTACGAGGACAACACCGAGGTGGACATTGAAGTCCACAACCCTCGCAACACTGAGTCGGTCACCCTCAACTTTAGAGGAGAGAAACTGGCTAAg GTGATGGGCTCTCTGGCGGATCAGAAATGTGTTCAAGGTCAGAGGATATCCGGCATCCTGGTGAAGAAAAACTTTAACTATCACATCCTCAACCCTTCAGACCTTTCAT TGTATACGGAACTATCCATGAGCACGGTGAAGCAAACCCAAGCCATCCCCTTCACTGGACCGTACTCGCTGCTTGTTTGCCATCTGAGGAACCTCACAG GTGACGTGGAAGAGCTGGATGACACCGAAAAGAAAATCCTAAAGATCTTCCAAAGCATTACTCTGATACACGAATCCGGAATGGTCATCCTGGAG TGGATCGCTAACCCCCTCAACGACATGTACGCTGATGCTGTCACCACTGTAGTGTTGGAAGTCCAGTCCAATCCTAAGGCTCAGAAAG TCATGGAAACCCAGAGTTCTATTTTGGAAATGGACGTCTTTCAAAGCCGACTAGAAGTCATGTTACA GGACATGTTCGGACAGGACTACGTGGACGTCGGCGACGGTCACAATATCTCAGTGACTGTCGATGGCAAGACTGTCAACATTTGCTTGGAAACACGG TCGGTAAGCTACGAGGACGAGAGCACAGAGGACGATTCGCTAAGGGAATTGGTGGAACAGGCCGTTCTGCGCCTCTTCGACGCCCTCAACCCCATCACGTCACTTACTGGATCTTGA
- the LOC144206390 gene encoding uncharacterized protein LOC144206390 — protein sequence MAEVMLRSSKRTLNISKKLVYHYKPLKPRRKNHGNATLISSWLSSGFLAADLNHNRLQGDVKKPKVTVRVAPDINGRAVTCCIVTKDEKIALCRHRFSWQGQDDPLAIFFPQISAHRGSCWGHLTFTRTYANGHQEVPLYRSRRGYYDILGVTPTASHAQIKTAYYKQCFLYHPDRNAAGNDQATVRFSDISEAYAVLSHKTLRKKYDRGLLSQNDLTTKSGAGPSATATTPPTKTDDGWNSSTVARRGRMFDFDKFLRSHYGDQLQREKDIRERKEEMLKRRRETMAERNKESTVELGVILLLVAAMALVVTLRSASR from the coding sequence ATGGCGGAGGTCATGCTCCGATCGAGCAAAAGAACCTTAAACATTTCAAAGAAACTAGTATATCATTATAAGCCACTGAAACCTCGAAGAAAAAACCACGGGAATGCAACACTGATTTCATCCTGGTTATCCAGCGGCTTTTTAGCCGCCGATCTGAACCACAACCGACTGCAGGGGGACGTAAAGAAGCCAAAGGTAACCGTTCGCGTTGCACCTGACATCAATGGACGTGCTGTTACATGTTGCATCGTGACAAAAGATGAGAAAATAGCCCTCTGCCGACACCGTTTCAGCTGGCAGGGCCAGGACGACCCTTTAGCTATTTTCTTCCCACAAATCAGCGCTCATCGGGGCTCTTGTTGGGGACATTTAACGTTCACCAGAACTTATGCAAACGGCCACCAGGAGGTGCCACTTTACCGAAGCAGACGGGGCTATTACGACATCCTTGGCGTGACCCCAACAGCCAGCCATGCCCAGATCAAAACGGCCTACTACAAGCAGTGCTTCCTTTACCACCCTGACAGGAACGCCGCCGGCAACGATCAGGCCACCGTGAGGTTCTCGGACATCAGTGAGGCCTACGCTGTGCTGAGTCACAAAACCCTGCGGAAGAAGTATGACCGTGGCCTCCTGAGTCAGAACGACCTTACCACCAAAAGTGGGGCAGGACCCTCCGCCACTGCTACCACACCCCCTACCAAGACCGATGATGGATGGAACTCTTCCACAGTCGCCCGACGGGGGCGAATGTTCGACTTTGACAAGTTCCTTCGCTCGCATTACGGCGATCAGCTCCAGAGGGAAAAAGACATTCGGGAACGGAAAGAGGAGATGCTGAAGAGACGGCGGGAGACCATGGCTGAGAGGAACAAGGAGAGCACAGTGGAGTTGGGTGTCATTTTGCTGCTGGTGGCCGCCATGGCCCTGGTGGTCACCTTGAGGAGTGCATCCAGATGA
- the itgb1bp1 gene encoding integrin beta-1-binding protein 1, which produces MFRKGKKRHSSSSSQSSEVSTKSKSVDSSVGGLSRSSTVASLDTDSTKSSGNNVSETCAEFRVKYVGAIESLRFDMSKTLEEPLDLINYIDAAQQGGKLPFVPADEELILFVSKHGVKVASLDQCDVLHRHPLYLIVRMLCYDDGLGAGKNLLALKTTDPNQEGCSIWVYQCSSSEQAQSICKVLSASFDCALASDKT; this is translated from the exons ATGTTCCGTAAGGGAAAAAAACGCCACAGCAGCAGTAGCTCTCAGAGCAGTGAGGTCAGCACCAAAAGTAAG TCTGTAGATTCCAGTGTGGGAGGACTGTCCAGATCCAGCACAGTTGCCAGCCTTGATACAGACTCTACCAAGAGTTCAG GGAACAATGTGTCCGAAACGTGTGCAGAGTTCCGAGTAAAGTATGTGGGAGCCATTGAGAGTTTACGGTTTGACATGAGTAAGACACTTGAGGAACCTCTGGACCTCATCAACTACATTGATGCTGCccag caaggtGGAAAGCTGCCATTTGTGCCAGCAGACGAGGAGTTGATTCTGTTTGTATCAAAACATGGAGTGAAAGTGGCCTCGCTGGATCAATGT GATGTTTTGCACCGTCACCCCCTCTATCTGATTGTGCGTATGTTGTGCTACGATGATGGCCTCGGTGCAGGGAAAAACCTCCTGGCTCTGAAAACAACTGACCCTAACCAGGAGGGATGCAGTATTTGGGTGTACCAGTGCAGTAGCTCT gagCAGGCTCAGTCCATCTGCAAGGTGCTCTCAGCTTCATTTGACTGTGCACTCGCATCAGACAAGACTTGA